GCCTCGTAGCCGCCGCGGGCGAGCTGTCGCGCGGTCACGCAGCCGTCGGCGTCGATCAGCTCGGCGACGAGCTCATAGCGGCGGGCGGCGTCGTCGTCGCGGGCCGAGAGGGGGACGCGCGCGACGTCGGTGGTCGGGCCCATGCGGTCGAGCACGAGCTGCGCGTCGGTGTCCCACACCCGCACGCGGAGCCCGGCCGCGTCGACGCCCTGGTCGGCGGGATCGATGAAGACGACGACCTGGGTCGGCGCGGCCTGGCACCCGGCGAGGAGCGCGGCGAGGGTGAAGAGCGCCGACCTCCAGGGCGGGGCGGGCGGCGCAGCCGATGCGAGGCGTCGAGAGCTCATGGTCTATAGTCCATCGCGTGACCGTCCCCGGCGACACCCTGATCTCCGGCTCGAAGTACTTGCACCTTTGTAGCCTCGCGCGCGGTGGGATGGGCGAGGTGACGTTGGCCGTTCGTCAGGAGGGCGGCTTTCGGCGTCTGTACGCGATCAAGCGACTCCATGATCTGTACCAGGACGACGTCGACTTCCGAAAGATGTTCCTCGACGAAGCCCGGCTGGCCGGCATGGTGCGCCACCGGAACGTGGTGGCCGTCCTGGACGTGGGCGAGGACGACGGCGGCCCGTTCCAGGTGATGGAGTACGTGGAGGGGCCGTCGGTGCACAAGCTCCTCGGGCGCCTGGGCAAGAACGCGGAGCGGCTGCCGGCGCAGCTCGCGCTCGACATCGTCGCGCAGGCCTGCCGCGGGCTCCACGCGGCCCACGAGCTGCGCTCGCCCGAGGGCGACACGCTCCACCTCGTGCACCGCGACGTCTCCCCGCAGAACCTGCTCATCGGCTTCGACGGCGGCGTCCGGGTGACCGACTTCGGCGTGGCCAAGGCGCTCGGGCAGAGCACCCAGACCGAGAGCGGGGTGCTCAAGGGCAAGATGGGTTACATGTCGCCCGAGCAGCTGCGGTTCCGCGAGATCGACCGGCGCTCGGACCTCTTCGCGATCGGCGTGGTGCTGTTCGAGCTGCTCACCGGGCGCCGACTCTACTCGGGCAAGGGAGGGCGCTCGGGGCCGCTGCAGATCCTCGAGGGGCCGGTGCCCGACGTGTCGCAGCTGCGGGCGGATCTCCCACCCGAGCTGGTGCAGCTGACGCGCGAGCTGCTCGCGAAGGAGCCGGAGGATCGGCCGCCGACCGCGAAGAGCGTGGCGGATCGGGTCGAGGCGCTGCTCGTCCAGCTGCGCGCGACGGAGGGCAGCGTCGATCTGGGCGAGTACGTCACGAGGTGGTTCGGCGCCGACCGGGACGCGATGCGCGCGAAGGTGACCGAGGAGACGAACGCGCTGTCGCTCGACGTCTCGGTGGTGACCCCGGCGCGCGGAGGCCGGAGGTGGATCGTGCTCGGGCTGGCCGTCGGCGCCGCCGCGGTGCTCGGGCTGATCGTGCTCCTGTCGACGTCGGACTCGGCCCCGGAGGAGAGCCCCGGCGCGTCGGCCGCGCTCGCGGCGCCGCCGAGCCGTGACGAGCCGGCTCGAGACGAAGCGGCGCCGGAGGAGGCGGCGCAGGCCGAGGCTACGCCCAGCCCGACCGAGCGCGCCGAACCCGCGGAGCCGGAGGTGGCGGAGCCCGAGCCGGAGCCGGAGGAGCAGGAGGCGGCCTCCGCGCGACGTCCGACCGAGCGCACGCGGCGGCGGACACGCCCGGCGCGAGGCGGCGCCAACCGCACGAAAAGTGGACAGGTGATCCTCGGCTGGGAGTGAGCCCGCTAGGGCCCGCCCAGGGTCACCGTGACGCCGAACACGTCGTCCTCGATGGGGGCGGCGCCCTGCGAGAGCAGCACGCCCGCGGTGACCGCGCCGCCGACGACGAGGGCGCCGATCACCACCGCGAGGATCACGTGCAGCACGGTGTCGTCACCCGGTGCGGCGTCGGTCTCGGGCTCGGCGAGGGGCAGCTCCGGCGCCGCCTCGGGGAGCGGGATCGCCTCGATCTCGAGCACGACGCTAGCGCCCCCGCCCGGCTCGACGCGCGCGGTGCGCGGGGGGGAGCTGCCCGCCTCGGAGACGGCGCGCAGCTCGTGCTCGCCTGGGTCGGTCTCGATGAGCAGCGGCGCGCCGTCGGCCGTCACGCGCCCGCGCTCCTCGCCGTCGACCTCGACCCGCGCCTCGTCGACGACGCCGCGGACCTGCACGTCGAGGGTGGCCAGCCCGCTCCGGACCTCGGTCAGCAGCGCTCGGGCCGCGGTGGAGGCCTCCTCGTCGAGCTCGCCGTAGCGTCCCGCGCGCAACGCGCCGAGATACTGCTCCGCGTCGCGCAGCCGGCCGAGCTCGTGCAAGGCCACCGCGAGGTTGAAGGCGGTCGCGGGGTGCGCGTGCAGGCGCAGGCTCTCCTCGAAGTGCGCGCGGGCGCGCTCGGGCTCGTCCGCCTGCAGCGCCTCGACGCCGGCCGTGAACAGCGCGCGCGCGTTCATCGGATCTTGCGCGGACGACGGCGCGGCCGCGGCGAGGAGCGTCAGGACGACCACCAGTGGGGCAGCCAGTGGGGCAGGGTGGCGCATTCGAGCTGGCCGACTGTATCAGCCCTCGCGCGGCAGCACGGCAATGACGCGCTGCATCAGGAGATCCATCACGAGGCTTTCGCCGGGATGCTGCTATGTGCGCGGGTGATGGATCTCACCCCCCGACGCCCCGTGCTGGCCGCCACCGGCCTGTTCACGCCGCCGAACGCGATCTCGAACGACGAGCTCGTCGAGAGCTACAACGCGTGGGTCGACACCTGGAACGAGGCGCACGCCGAGGCGATCGCGGCGGGCACGCTCGAGGCGAAGGCGCACAGCTCGAGCGCGTTCATCGAGAAGGCCAGCGGGATCCGCAGCCGCTTCGTGATGGACAAAGACGGCGTGCTCGACGTGGGCCGCATGGCGCCGCGCCTGCCGCGCCGGGCCGACTCGGAGCTGTCCATCCTGGCCGAGATGGCGGTGGCGGCGTGCGAAGACGCGCTCCGGCGCGCGGGGCGGACGCCGCAGGAGGTCGACGCGGTGATCGTCGCGTGCTCGAACCTGCAGCGCGCCTACCCGGCCATCGCGGTCGAGGTGCAGGAGGCGCTCGGCGTCGAGGGCTGGGGCTTCGACATGAACGTGGCCTGCTCGTCGGCGACCTTCGGGCTGCAGACGGCCATGGACATGATCACGGCCGGCAGCGCCGACGCGATCCTCGTGGTGAGCCCGGAGATCTGCAGCGGGCACCTCAACTTCAAGGACCGCGACAGCCACTTCATCTTCGGCGACGTCGCCACCGCGATGCTGCTCGAGCGCGGCGACCGCCCGCACGCGGGGCGCGGCGCGTTCGACATTCTCGGCGCGCGCCTGTCGACGAAGTTCTCGAACAACATCCGCAACAACGCGGGCTTCCTC
This sequence is a window from Sandaracinaceae bacterium. Protein-coding genes within it:
- a CDS encoding beta-ketoacyl-ACP synthase III → MDLTPRRPVLAATGLFTPPNAISNDELVESYNAWVDTWNEAHAEAIAAGTLEAKAHSSSAFIEKASGIRSRFVMDKDGVLDVGRMAPRLPRRADSELSILAEMAVAACEDALRRAGRTPQEVDAVIVACSNLQRAYPAIAVEVQEALGVEGWGFDMNVACSSATFGLQTAMDMITAGSADAILVVSPEICSGHLNFKDRDSHFIFGDVATAMLLERGDRPHAGRGAFDILGARLSTKFSNNIRNNAGFLNRAEGTAEELAERQAAVDTDLLFMQEGRKVFKEVVPMVAKMIVEHLAHLELAPEDVRRLWLHQANLNMNRLIGTKVLGREPSETEAPVILDRYANTSSAGSVIAFHLHHEDLQPGDVGLLCSFGAGYSAGTVFLRKR
- a CDS encoding serine/threonine-protein kinase, translated to MTVPGDTLISGSKYLHLCSLARGGMGEVTLAVRQEGGFRRLYAIKRLHDLYQDDVDFRKMFLDEARLAGMVRHRNVVAVLDVGEDDGGPFQVMEYVEGPSVHKLLGRLGKNAERLPAQLALDIVAQACRGLHAAHELRSPEGDTLHLVHRDVSPQNLLIGFDGGVRVTDFGVAKALGQSTQTESGVLKGKMGYMSPEQLRFREIDRRSDLFAIGVVLFELLTGRRLYSGKGGRSGPLQILEGPVPDVSQLRADLPPELVQLTRELLAKEPEDRPPTAKSVADRVEALLVQLRATEGSVDLGEYVTRWFGADRDAMRAKVTEETNALSLDVSVVTPARGGRRWIVLGLAVGAAAVLGLIVLLSTSDSAPEESPGASAALAAPPSRDEPARDEAAPEEAAQAEATPSPTERAEPAEPEVAEPEPEPEEQEAASARRPTERTRRRTRPARGGANRTKSGQVILGWE